The window TTCTTGGCCGAATTGGCAGGTATGGTTTTGACAGGATCCTTTTTAGAATCTACAATGCCATCCCCATCTCCTGATTCTGAAGGTTCTGAAGGAACAGCAGGTTTATCAGAAGTTTTTCCTTCTTCCAGATCTGCTTGTTCGGAATCTTTAGTGGACTCCTCTTCTATCTCTGCAAGCTGTTTGGCTATTTTTGCGTAGGTTTTATCAATATTTTTTTGTAGTGCTGCTTTTGCTTTAGGGTTTTGAACCTTTTCTAGTGCTGCTTTTAAGGCTACTATATTTTGGCGGGGGACATCACTTGCTTCCTTTTCCCCTTCTGTATCCTCACTTGCAGGTTCCTCATCTGCAGGGAGCTCGCCAGACGGTGATTTTTCACCTTCGGCAGGCTCTTCTGCCTCATGACCATCGTCTTCTGGTTTTTCATTCTCAGGCTGTTCAGCTTCCTCGCCTGCTTGTTCCTCGTAGTCTTCCAAATAGGTAAGTGCATCTTTAATTGTTTCAATTGCACGTTCTTCTTCGCCGGCAATAAAGAGCTCTTCCGCTTCAGCTAGGCGTTCCGCAGCATAGGCAGCAAGCAATTCAGCTTCCTTATCATTATTGAACGCAATCGCTAGCTTGATTTTTTCAAGGGCAACTTTTACAAAATAAAAGAAATCTCCAGGAATTAATGATGGCGTATCTGTGTCGTCCAATGCCTGTACAGCTTCATCTGATGAAACAGGTAAAGTTTGAATCTCATCTTGGTTTTCAGTACCAGTATTTGCCTTGGCAAGCATTGGAGAAAATGCAAACGTTCCAGCCAAAACCATAGACATTGCAGCCTTGGCTATCTTCTTCATCTCTTTTTCTTTCAATAGTTGTCACCTCTGCGAAAGTATTGCGGCGCCGCTTTTCATTAAACATTACGCTCGCAAAAATTCCGTTGTGAGGGTAGTAAAATTGAAAGCAAAAAAATATTTTCCCAACAAACAAGTCCATCAACCTACAATATTGATTGTATAATCGGTGCTTTCCCCATAATCCTAAAACTAAATCACGCAGCTCCGCCCCTGCACGATTCCATCAACCTTATTTAAAAATCTAAAATATCTTTTACCACAAACCCTATTTTCCAGTAAGGCGGTGGAGCGGAGTATAATTAAACTTTATAATAAATAAACCAAAAAATGGGTGCTCCCCCCATAATCCCAAATACTAAATCACGCAGCTCCGCCCCTGCACCTTAAAGATGAGCATGTTCAGTTTTCTTTGAAAAGAAGAAGCCACCGACAGCAAGGGCGATCAGTACACTCCAAAATACAAGCTTCCATAAAATCGATTCTGGAAAGTGCTCGTCGATAATGCTAACTTCAGGATGTGCCATTGTAAAAACGGCAAGTTTGACTCCAACCCAACCGACAATCATAAATGCCGCTGTCTCGAGACTTGGGCGTTCTTTTAATAGTTTAATAAACTGCGTAGCTGCAAATCTCATCATGACAATGCCTGTAATCCCGCCAAGGAGCATGACCAGGAATTGTCCACCGTCGAGGCCTCCAATAGTGAACCAGCCTAATGGAGTTATAGTCATGGACAGTGCAACTGCTGCCAAAATCGAATCAATCGCAAACGCGAGATCTGCCAGCTCTACTTTAACGACCGTCCCCCAAAAGGAAGAGCTGCCTTGTTTCGGTGAGATTACGAGTTTTTTAGGGGCATGGTGCTGATGCAAATGTTTAGCGGAAATAAAGAATAAGTAAAGTGCGCCAGCGGCCTGGATCTGCCAAACGTCTGAAAGTAACGAAATCATAAATAATGCACCAAACCTAAATATAAATGCCCCCAGTAAACCATAAAACAATGCTTTCTTTTGCTGATTCTCAGGGAGCTGTTTCACCATTACCGCCAGTACCACTGCATTATCTGCTGCCAAAATCCCCTCCAGGCCAATCAGCACCAGCAAAACCCAGCCATACTCCATTACCAATGAAGCATCCATCAGTTCCTCTCCTCCTACTTTTGGATTTCCTTCTCCAAGCAGCAAGGAAGACGGAATTAGACGCAAAAAGACCCCTGCCTGAAGGCAAAGGTCTTGCTAGACATATGTATGCCAACAAAGCCGGCGGCAACTACCGCGAAATGACGACTTTGCTTTAGGTTTCCCTAACAGCTACTCCCCTTTGATAAGGACATATTCAGTTGTTTACATACTATTATAACGATTTTAAATTTGTCCGGTTCCATTTTATTTATGTCTTAATTGTGACTGAAAAATACAATTCGTTTAAGGGCGTAACCAAACAATAAACCCGGCAGTAAAAAGAGCATCGGTGTAAAAACAGGACCGGGTGTAATGCCCGCAACCGTCACCTTTGATGAAATCATCAGGCCAACTGTTACAAAATACGCACCAAAAACAAAGGGCAGAAATGACCCTTTTTCGTCTTCAGGCATTGCAGTCCTATATGCGTCCCATAAGGCAAACATATACAGGCATGGATAAAACATAAGCCATCCGTAATCAATCGTAGCGAAGGCTGCCGGGATATCGCCCATAAAACTATGTTTTATTGCTTCATTGAAATTGCTATTAACATTAATCGTAATTTCGAGTAAGACAAACAGTATTCCTTTTATCAGGCTTCCCGACAGAATCTGGCTAAAACCAGGCAGGGCTATATTCCATACTATTGCCTCTAATTTATTTAACTTTTTCATATTCCTACCCGCTTTTTGGCATAATCCGGTTACCCCATTCATAACGGGCAGTAAAAAACCCAGCCTAAAGATTCAAGAAATTAGATTGGGATCAACTGCCCGTAAAGGTCCAATTGGTGAACTAAGAATTTTCTTAGGGCTTCAATCCCTAGAAAAATCAAACTAACCATCAGTGGGGAAACGTAAAATCCCCCTAGTGGGAAGGTTCACTTAATATCTCCTTTAGCATATCCAATTTATTGCCAGTTAACTCGGGATTCATTAGTTGATTTTCACTTGATATTCGGGATTATTTTTGTTTTTCATATAAAACCCTACCATTGCCTCTAGTCCTTCCCTGAAATCTGGACATGAAATACCGGACCCTTCTAAGTCTTCACTGGCTTGCGAGCAGTCAAAATGTCCCTTCCAGGTGAAATAATCCAAAGCCTCTCTCTCTACACCCAACATTCGCCGAACAGACGAAACTGAAAGGCTAACCCTCGCCATGCTAAGTGGAAGTGTTCCCGTTGGAGTCTTATCAATAAGTTGCTTCATAAGCATTTCGTAAATTTCCGAAACTGTATACGGCGAAGGGTCAGTGAGGTGATAGGTTTTTCCAGCACCTTTGTCAAGGAAAGAAAGGTAAGCCGTCGCTGAAATAATATAATCAATGGGTACAAAGTTGATTACGGCATCGCTGTTGCCCAGACGTGGGATAATTGGCAGAAAACGAAGACGATCCAGGAAATTCATAATAAAATAGGGGCCATCAAATTTAATCGTTTCTCCGGTTTTTGAGTGCCCTTTTACAATACCAGGCCGGATAATCGTAGTAGCAATATCTTTTTTTAACTCTTCCACAAGAACTTCCGCTTCATATTTTGTTTCTTCATAAAAATTTTTGAATTCAGCAGGCCGAATTAGCTCCGTTTCGAGTAATTTCCCTTCTCTTCTGCCAGCCACATAAGCGGTACTGAAATATATATATCGTTTTATATTGTGAAGCGATTTTACCCAAACATTCACATTGGCTGTCCCCTCGACATTTACCTTCCGGGCGATATCTTCTGGAACAGCCAAATCATAAATGGCTGCCAGATGAAAAACATGAGTAATAGTTTGTTTAAGTTCTTCAGCCTCCCCCTGCTTGATCCCAAGCTCTGGTTTCGTGATATCTCCTTCTTTTATCCTGAATTTCTCCTTACTGCGGACCGTATCCCGTGCAATTTTGCTGATTTCCTCCTTTGCCTTGCGTTTCATTGCTGGCTGTACGAGCACATAGACCATACCCGCTTCATGCCTTTTTTGTAAAATCTCTCTAATTAGCTGATTACAAATGAATCCTGGAAACCCTGTAAATAAGTAGTTCTCCCCCATCATTCCATCTCGCTTCCAATTTAGATTATATTTCTACTCTAAAAGAGGTCTATCCAGGGTGTCAAACTAGAGAGTGAATTTTCTGAAATTATGAAATGAAAACAGAAACTCCGATTTAGCCACAAGTCATTATGCTCCTCACGCGCCCTCTATAATGTTTCGAGTATTGGAATGGGAAAATTATGTGGCCGTTGTTAACTATAAAGTTATACTAAAGAATTTCAGAATCCGAATTTATTAATTGGAGCGGAAGGCACGAAGACTCGTTCGAAAATGCAAAAAACGCATTTTCTCCTGCGATGCCTTTTCAAGGATGATTATTCAACGTCCTGTGGGAGAAGCGGGACAGGTGAGACCCCACAGGAGCAAAGCGACGAGGAGGCTCACCGCACGCCTCACGGAAAGCGAAGCGCCAGTAGCGGAAATCAACCACTTGTTTAACATAGCTTAAAACAAAAATAAACCGATGGGAATTCCCACCGGTTTACATAATTAACCTTATTGATGCATATCCATCGGATTATAAAGCTTTACTTCGGGGTTTTTATCCTGGAACCATCTAAGAGCAAATTCATTCTCGAATAGAAATGCATACTTTCCAAACCTATCCTTCACTAACAAGCTGCGTGAATTGGAAAGTTTTTCGTCGACTGTTTCTCCCTCAACCCACCGGGCTACCTTTGATCCCTGGCGTTCCATTATTACATCCGAATTGTATTCGTTCTTCATCCTGTGTTCGAAAACCTCGAACTGGAGCTGGCCTACGGCACCCAATAGATAGTCCTCAGTTGCAACGGTTTTGAAGAGCTGAATCGCGCCTTCCTGAACGAGCTGTTCAATTCCTTTATAGAACGATTTTTGTTTCATGACGTTCTTTGCAGAAACACGGACGAACAATTCAGGTGTGAACTGCGGCAGGCGCTCAAACTGGAATTGATCCTTGCCAGTCGTAATTGTGTCTCCAATTTGATATGTTCCTGTATCATAAAGGCCAATAATGTCACCACTTACAGCCTCTTCGACCGTACTCCGTTCCTCCGCCATAAATGACGTAGATTGTGATAGTTTAATTTGCTTGCCAAGACGAGGGACATTCACACTCATTCCTCGTTCAAATTTGCCAGAGCAGACACGAACAAATGCAATTCGGTCACGGTGTGCCGGATTCATGTTAGCCTGAATTTTAAAAATAAATCCTGAAAAATTTTCAGATAGCGGGTCAACTTCACCCGCTGATGAGTTACGCGGTACTGGAGGCGGCGCAAACTGCAAATAAGACTCCAGGAATGTCTGAACCCCAAAGTTGGTCAAGGCACTGCCGAAGAAAACAGGAATTAAATTACCTGATTCAATCCGCTCGGGTGAAAATTCATTTCCAGCCTCGTTTAGAAGCAATACTTCCTCGAGCGTCTGATCATAAAGGCCTGTTGACTTAATTTGGTGATCCCCATCAATTTCACCATCCTCATTTAGAGGAATAAAACGCTGTTCTTCGCCAACCCTGAACTGCTCAATTCTGTTATTGTATCTGTCGTAAATCCCAAGAAATTCTTTGCCCATACCAATTGGCCAATTCATTGGATAAGACTCAATTCCAAGCACTTCTTCCAATTCAGCCAAGAGCTCAAGCGGTGCTTTCCCCTGACGGTCAAGTTTATTAATAAAGGTGAAAATTGGTATTCCGCGCATCCGGCAAACCTTAAATAGTTTCAAGGTTTGTTCCTCGATTCCCTTTGCCGAATCAATTATCATAACAGCACTATCGACCGCCATAAGGGTCCGGTAAGTATCCTCACTAAAATCCTGGTGTCCAGGAGTATCCAGGATATTGACCCTGAACCCGTCGTAATCGAACTGCATGACACTTGAGGTTACCGAGATTCCGCGCTGCTTCTCAATTTCCATCCAGTCACTCGTAGCAAATTTGCCAGTCTTTTTAGCTTTTACAGTTCCCGCATCCCGAATTGCTCCGCCAAATAGGAGCAGTTTTTCGGTCAAGGTTGTCTTCCCGGCATCCGGGTGTGAAATAATTGCAAAAGTCCGTCTTGACAGGACTTCTTCTTTAAAATTCGTACTCATTTTTTACTTCCTCACTTCTAACATTAAATGGTTAATCCATAACTTTAATCATATCCCGTACAAGTAAATTGCGCAAGCGGTCCTTCTTTCACTTTCCCTTTACTCATATTGTCTTGCACTGTATAAAGCTTACTGTAAATAACTTTTTGTCTAGAATGTGTCCAAATCCTTGAATGAAAAATAAAATTTTACATCGGAATTTTTTTAGAAAATAATATGTCAAAAGTCCTGAAAAGGCCTGATTTTGTTTGTTTTATCCAGGTAAATCGATTCAATAATTCACTAGTTGTTCACTCCTCCAAAGCTCTTTTTCCTGCAATTACCAATGATGATAATTCAGAATTCCTATTTATTACAAATGGTATTTTCATATAATAGAGTTACAGAGTAAAGGAGATGAGCATAGTGGATATGAGTAAAAAGGCAATCAATAAATTCATTCCGCTGATTACAGCTGTTTTGTTAGTAGCCGCGGGATTTATCTGGTATATACAATCAACAACAAAAGCAACAGCAATTCCCTTTTCTTCTTTGGAAAGAAAAATTGCTGCAGAAAATGGCGAGAAGGTCAGTCTAGAGGAACGGTCCAATGGCAGCTTAACACTAACAACAAGTGAGGGGAAATTTGTGACTAAAGTGCCTCCAAACAGCGAGATGGCAAACAATCTTGTTTCTAAGTACAATGTGGAATATTCATACACCTCCAGTAGCAAATACGGCAAATGGATTTTGGGAGGGGTAATCGTTTCCCTGGCAGCTGCGGCTTTTGCAGTCCAAAAGAAGGGCGGAAATGGCCTTGGTGTTACAAATACGATGAAAAATAGCCTTTCCAAGGCTCGTCCACTGCCTGAAATCACTCTTCAAGATGTCGGCGGACTTGGAAATGAAATGAAAGAAGAAATTCTCCAGACTCTTTCCATTATTAAGGAACCTGAACGATCATCCAAACTTGGGGTTAAGCCTCCAAAAGGAATCCTTCTTTACGGACCTCCTGGAACAGGTAAAACACTGTTGGCACAGGCAATGGCAAAAGAACTTGGCGCTTCCTACTTTTCAACAAGCGGTTCGGCCTTTAATGAATTGTTCGTCGGCGTTGGGGCTTCACGGGTAAGAAGCTTGTTCCAAAATGCGCGCAAACAAACACCTGCAGTCATCTTCATTGATGAAGTCGACGCACTTGCAGGAAAGAGGAAAGCACTTGGCGGTGAAGAATCCGAAAAAACACTTACAGAATTGCTTGTCCAGCTTGACGGTGGACATTCAAATGAAGGAATCCTGTTTGTCGCAGCTACAAATAGGAAGGATATGCTTGATGATGCGTTCCTCCGCCCGGGCAGGATTGATTTTTCCTTCCAGGTTCCACTTCCAGATACAAAGGGCCGCAGGGAAATTATTGATATCCATACAAAAGGCAAAGTGATGGCAGACGACGTTCAATCCTCACTTGATGACCTTGCAGAAAGCACATCTGGTTTCTCTGGCGCAGATTTAAGCATGCTTTTTGAAACAGCCAGCAGACGCGCGATCAGAAACGGCAAGGATATGATTTCAAAAGAAGATCTCGATTATGCTCTTGACCGTACAATACTAGGAAGCACATCCCGGGAATTGCAAGATGCAGACACTAAGCGCAGAGTTGCAATCCATGAGGCAGGCCATGCCATTGTAGCCGCAGTTACAAAACCAGGCTCAGTCCGGAAGGCGACCATAATCCCTCGAGGTGAGGCATTGGGTTATGTTGCTCCAATCCCTAAAGAATTGCATCTTTCCACAACCAGCGACCTGCTTGACCGGATTGCGATGATTCTTGCTGGCGGTGTTGCAGAAAGAATGTATCTTGGGGAACACAGTATCGGAGTATCCGGTGATGTCCAGCAGGCAAAGAATATCATTGAACAAATGGTTGAAACCGGTATGCTGCAGGATGGTTTCACTCTAACTTTTGTTAAGGCAGAGAAAGAAACGAAAATGCAGGAGCTCTTCCAAAGAGGTCTTGAAATGTCACAGTCCATTATCAGCGCACATTCAGAAGCATATGAGCAATTGGTAGAGGCTTTGTTGAAAAAAGAAACACTCGAAGGTTCTGAAGTAGATGCAATTATTGCTGCAGAAAGCAAAGATGCTGTTTTAGCTTAATTTATAAAGACCATGTTTTAGCCGGTTCCGAGTGGAGCCGGCTATTTGTATTTGCCTTCCTGCAATATACAAGTTTAAATTAACAGAAGGAGTGGAAAATTACCTAAAGCAGTAGTTTTTTAGGAAAGAGGGGAAACCGAATGGATAACAAGTTTGAAAGTGAACAGAAAAAGTATGAAGGACGAGCCCAAAAGTACATTGACAACCCAAAGGAAACAGAGTCCCTTTTAAAAAAGGCATTTGGAAAAGCCGAAAGCAATAAAGGCTCTCTCGGTGAAGCATGGCATAAGCTTCAGCTTTTGTTCGAAATGGTTCGGTCCTGGTCAAAAGGAGAATACAAGAACGTTTCACGAGGAACCATTCTTGCGGTCATCGGTGCGATTATTTATTTCGTTTCTCCGATTGATCTTGTACCTGATTTTATCGTCGGTTTAGGGATTCTTGATGACGCTGCTATCATTGCCTTTACTTGGAAAAAGCTGACCAAGGAAATCGAAGAATTCAGTGTTTGGAAAAATACAATTGAAACAACTGAAATTGAGACATCCGAGTATGAAAGACCTCTTGTATAACATCTAAAAATGAGTTTCGTGCCACCTTATATTTTTGTCCGGGCTTTAAGTAAGCCCGGTTTTTTCATTTTTTCTTTATGTGAGAACATAAAAAAACCCTATCCATTTTTCAGGATAAGGGAATATGAATTGCGTTCAAGAACGTGTGTCTAAATGGAAAAGTTGTGTTCACCAATCTTTTCAATGACAGGACGTGTGCGAATCCAAGTGTCTGTAGCAATTTCAGGATTATAGAAAAACAACGCTTCCGTTACCTTTTCATCGGGAGCAAGAGCCTCTTCAACAGCTTCTTTTGCTTCATTCCCAGCAGGTTTGTTAATTTCCCCGTTCGCAACTGGATCAAATTGCCGTTTTTGATAAATTACATCTTTCACGGTATCAGGAAACTGCCCATCCTCAACTCTGTTTAAAACAACCTCAGCAACTGCGACTTTCCCTTTGAAAGGTTCTCCTTTTGCTTCGGCATGGACAAGTCTTGCTAACAGTTCTTTCTCTTCTTTTGTTAATTTAGGACTTTCTTCTTTTGGTTGTTCTTCTTTTATCGGTGTATCCTTTTTAACGATATTTATTTTTCTCTCTTTTGCCGGTTCAAATGTGCTGCCATTTTTTTCTTGAGTTATGGATTTTGCTGAAAGCGACCCTGGGATGGCAAGCATGAGCAACATGGCCGGCATAAGAAGCAATGACGCAGGTTTCTGCATTCTCATCTCCTCCAATTCCCTTTTTTTCAGTTCTTAACTAGGCTAACATGAATAGGAGTAGAAAATCACTCACAAAAACCTTCCATGGAAAGTGTGGGAGTTCTTACCATACTTTTGCTTTCAATAAATGAAACCCGGCAGTTGCCGGGTTCCATCCCTAAAATCAACCCTTTGTTCCTGATGAGATATTCGATCCCTCAATAAAATAGCGCTGAAACAGGAAGAATATCAATACAATCGGTAACAGTACCATGACTGACATTGCCATCAAATAATGCCACTGTGTCTGGACAGTGCCTTTAAAGGTTTGCAAGCCAATTTGCAAGGTATAGAGCCTTTCATCATTAATATAAAGGAGTGGCCCTAATAAATCGTTCCACGCTCCTGTAAAGTTAAAAATAGCTACTGTCATCAACGCAGGCTTGGTCAGCGGTACCATGATATGCCACCATATCTGCAAGTGATTCGCCCCATCCAGTATTGCAGCTTCAATAAGCGAATTTGGAATGGTCATCATAAACTGCCGGAGCAAAAAAATGAAAAAAGCACTGCCAAGGAATGCTGGTACTATTAAAGGCAAGTACGTATTCAACCAGCCGAGCTTCGAGAAAAGGATATACTGAGGAACCATTGTCACAAACCCTGGAATCAGCATTGTCGATAGGACGATGACAAACAATGCATTACGCCCTTTAAATCGAATTTTAGCAAACGCATAAGCAACAAGGGAATTAACCAGTACTGCCCCAATCGTCCCAATCACAGCTATAAACATTGTATTCATAGCCCAGCGTGTAAATGGTGCTGTTTTCCAGGCATCAACATAATTTTCAAAATGAAATTCGTTTGGAATGAACGTTGGCGGGTATTGGGCTATTTCAGCTGGAGATTTTAATGATGTCGAAACCATCCACCATAACGGTAAAAGAAGGACAATGCTCCCAGCAATCAGAATAAGCGTAATAGTCCAGGATTTAAGGTTCCGTTTGAATTTTCTTGTTTCATAAAACTTAGGGGCGGTATACTCACTCATTTATTATCTCCCCCTTCATAATACACCCAGCGTTTTCCAATTTTCATATTTAAGACAGTCAAAACCATTACGATGATAAACAACAGCCATGCCATTGCCGATGCATACCCCATATCAAACAATTCAAATGCATTGTTCCACATATGAAGATTGTAAAATAACAGTGAGTTTGCAGGTCTTCCACTGCCTTCTTCACTCATGACATAGGCTTCCTGGAATATTTGGAATGCCCCTATTGTACTAGTAATCACATCGAAAAAGATGATAGGGGAAATCATAGGAAGGGTAATATTGTAGAACTTCTGTAAGCCCGTTGCCCCTTCTATATCTGCTGCTTCGTACATTTCTTTTGAAACTCCCTGGAGACTTGCGAGATATAAGAGCATCCCGCCGCCTACACTCCACAGTTTCATCAAGATTAATCCTGGCTTTGTCCACTCTGGGTCAAAAAGCCAGGCGGGACCATCGATACCAAACCAGCCAAGGAATGTATTGACAAGGCCTGTCGAAGGGCTAAGCAGCTGCATCCATAAGAAATAAACCGCCACACCCGAAAGTATTGCGGGAAGATAATAAATCGTCCTGAATATTTTCATTCCAAGTATCTTTTGGTTTAACAACAATGCAATCAAAATTGCCCCTACAGTCGTAAGCGGCACTGAAAAAGCAACATAATAGAGAGTGTTCCATAGCGATGTCCAAAACAAATTGTCGATAGTGAACATCCGAACGAAATTATCCATTCCAATAAAATTCATCTTAGATGTAATATTATAATCCGTGAAGCTGGCAGCAAGTGAAAACAGCAGTGGTCCCGCTGTCAGGCATATAAATCCTATAATCCAGGGACTGATGAACAAATAGCCCCAAATATTTTCTTTAAACTCCCGAGTTATCTTTTTGTTTGGAGTTTTCATATCCGCAGCTGCGCTTGGAGTTTTACTCTTTTTCGCAGATACGCTGCTTACCCCTGACTCTTCCGGGAGTGCTACTTCTGCAGATTGAGCTGATTTCATTTCAATCCCCCTTTTTACGTACTATATAAAAGAGAGATGGATGGCATAGCCATCCTTCCCTCCTTTTTAGTTAAAGCCAGCTTCAACGGCTAGCGTGTGCGCCTTTTGTTCTGGCTATTTTTTAATTTTCTTTACATCTGCTTCTGCTTTTTTCAAGGCCTCGGCAGGAGTTAACTTACCTGCAAAAACATTATCGACATGCGGATTGATTCTATTCTGATAGTCAGGATAATCCAGTGGCACCGGGAACATCTGAGTTGTTTCAAGGTTTTTCACTGTCATTTCGTATACCTCTTTGCCTTGTCCATCAAGTGACTCTGCTACAGCTTTAGCGGCTTCAATATTAGCAACGTTATCGAAATTCTTCTCGCCCCAATATTGCTGCGCGTCCTTGCTTGTCAGATATTTAATAAATTCTGCAGCTTCCTCGGGATTGTCGGATCCTTTAGGTATTTCTACTACAAATCCGCCGCCATCCGCCCAATTCTTGCTCGATTCATCATAAGCAGGAATAGGCGCTACACCGAACTCCATATCTTTTCCGTAATCACGGAGTTGTGTATAGAATGTTCCGACCTCAACCATCATCGCGACTTTACCAGAAATGAACGGGTTCGCCTGCTCGCTTCCAAATTCAGCCTTGAAGGCTTGGACATTCTTTTCGCCATAGTGGTCCTGCCACTTTGTCAGCCATTCAAGTGCTTCAACCTTCTTTGGCGTATTGATGGCCAATTCGCCATTATCTATAAAACCTCTTCCACCATCAGCACTAACCATCCATGAATTAGCTCCAATGTTGCCCCAAAGTGGATAAAAGCCAAATCGATCAAATTTTTTCCCTTTCTTTACATCCAGCTTTTTCGCATATTCTTCAAGCTCTGCCCATGTTGTTGGCGGTTTATTAGGGTCAAGCCCAGCTTCCTTGAATAACTTTTTATTGTAGAATAAGAGCCTTGTATCTGTATTGAATGGTACAGCATACGGCTTGCCTTTATATTCAACTGTTTCCCACAAATGCGGATAAAATTGATCCTTGAATGAATCATCCAGATATTTGCTCAAGTCTTCTGCTTGTTTATTTTCTGCGCGCTGTGCCACCGAGTTGATATCATTCACCACAACATCAGCAGGGTTTCCTGCTGCAACAGAAGCGAGGTTTTTTGTCCAAATGTCACCCCACGGCAGGAATGTATGCTTTACTTCAATTTTGTCCTGGGATTCATTAAAATCTTTTACTATTTTCTCTATAATCGGCCTGCGTGTTTCTGATCCCCAGAAGGTCCAGAAATCAATAACAACTTTACCATCCTTCGAATTTGCGGAGGTAGAGGCATTATCCCCGCTGCATCCCGCCAGTACCCCTACTAGCAAAAGAACACTAAAAAACAAGTAAACTCCCTTTTTCATTGTTACCCTCCTGATAGTCATATAATAATACACTCCATCTATTTACCCAGCTTCTCGTGGTGAAAACCTATTTCCCGACAATTCTTTTTTAAAAACGACAATTTTTATGAAAAGGTTGTTTCCTATGAACCAGTTTCTAGCCGAGAAGCTAAGAAAAACCGCATGCCTTCTCTATAGAGAACATAGTCGTTTTTTCAGGGGAAGAGGTAGTTTGCGAAAGCAGAGCCTGAAAAGGTAACAGAGAAGCCTTGTCAGCGGGCGAATATGTACAGTTTTTTTAACCGTTAATTAAGTTTTTTCTGAAAAAGAAATAGCCGGTCTCATAAGTTTGGAGACCGGCTTTGTTGCAATTACTTAGTATTTAAAACACGCTGCTCCTACAATAATGAGCAAGATGAACAGGACAACAATCAAAGCGAAACCGCCATAACCACATCCGCCACCATATCCATGACCATATCCGTATCCATAACCGTATGGCATGTAAGAACCTCCCCTTTTAATTAGTAACCGCCGTAGCCCCAGGAAGCCCCAATGATAACCAATAGAATGAATAGTACAACAAGCAGGGCAAATCCGCCGCCGTAACCGCCAGTGCCTGACATTAAACATTACCTCCTTTTGT is drawn from Bacillus sp. FJAT-18017 and contains these coding sequences:
- a CDS encoding YjcZ family sporulation protein, yielding MPYGYGYGYGHGYGGGCGYGGFALIVVLFILLIIVGAACFKY
- a CDS encoding carbohydrate ABC transporter permease yields the protein MSEYTAPKFYETRKFKRNLKSWTITLILIAGSIVLLLPLWWMVSTSLKSPAEIAQYPPTFIPNEFHFENYVDAWKTAPFTRWAMNTMFIAVIGTIGAVLVNSLVAYAFAKIRFKGRNALFVIVLSTMLIPGFVTMVPQYILFSKLGWLNTYLPLIVPAFLGSAFFIFLLRQFMMTIPNSLIEAAILDGANHLQIWWHIMVPLTKPALMTVAIFNFTGAWNDLLGPLLYINDERLYTLQIGLQTFKGTVQTQWHYLMAMSVMVLLPIVLIFFLFQRYFIEGSNISSGTKG
- a CDS encoding carbohydrate ABC transporter permease — its product is MKSAQSAEVALPEESGVSSVSAKKSKTPSAAADMKTPNKKITREFKENIWGYLFISPWIIGFICLTAGPLLFSLAASFTDYNITSKMNFIGMDNFVRMFTIDNLFWTSLWNTLYYVAFSVPLTTVGAILIALLLNQKILGMKIFRTIYYLPAILSGVAVYFLWMQLLSPSTGLVNTFLGWFGIDGPAWLFDPEWTKPGLILMKLWSVGGGMLLYLASLQGVSKEMYEAADIEGATGLQKFYNITLPMISPIIFFDVITSTIGAFQIFQEAYVMSEEGSGRPANSLLFYNLHMWNNAFELFDMGYASAMAWLLFIIVMVLTVLNMKIGKRWVYYEGGDNK
- a CDS encoding ABC transporter substrate-binding protein, with product MKKGVYLFFSVLLLVGVLAGCSGDNASTSANSKDGKVVIDFWTFWGSETRRPIIEKIVKDFNESQDKIEVKHTFLPWGDIWTKNLASVAAGNPADVVVNDINSVAQRAENKQAEDLSKYLDDSFKDQFYPHLWETVEYKGKPYAVPFNTDTRLLFYNKKLFKEAGLDPNKPPTTWAELEEYAKKLDVKKGKKFDRFGFYPLWGNIGANSWMVSADGGRGFIDNGELAINTPKKVEALEWLTKWQDHYGEKNVQAFKAEFGSEQANPFISGKVAMMVEVGTFYTQLRDYGKDMEFGVAPIPAYDESSKNWADGGGFVVEIPKGSDNPEEAAEFIKYLTSKDAQQYWGEKNFDNVANIEAAKAVAESLDGQGKEVYEMTVKNLETTQMFPVPLDYPDYQNRINPHVDNVFAGKLTPAEALKKAEADVKKIKK
- a CDS encoding cell wall hydrolase encodes the protein MQKPASLLLMPAMLLMLAIPGSLSAKSITQEKNGSTFEPAKERKINIVKKDTPIKEEQPKEESPKLTKEEKELLARLVHAEAKGEPFKGKVAVAEVVLNRVEDGQFPDTVKDVIYQKRQFDPVANGEINKPAGNEAKEAVEEALAPDEKVTEALFFYNPEIATDTWIRTRPVIEKIGEHNFSI
- a CDS encoding YjcZ family sporulation protein; the protein is MSGTGGYGGGFALLVVLFILLVIIGASWGYGGY